Within Eggerthella timonensis, the genomic segment CGCGTCCCGCAAGCACGTTCTTCGCGAACCCCGTGTCGAAGTCGGACGAGGCCAGCAGCGCCGCCAACACCGCGACGATCAGCCCGAGGAAGCCCACCATGAACGTGTTGCCGTAGGAGTAGGTGCGGCTGCCGATAACTTTCTCGTTGAGCGCCTGCACCTCCTCGGCGTCGAGGCCGGCGCCGTTCGGCGCGGTGAGCGTGACGGTCGCGCCGCTCTGGCGCGCCTCCTCCTGCGCTTGCTCGTTCACCATCTGGGCGAACTCGGGCGTGGTGGCGAACCAGACCAGCCCGGCCGCCCCCATCACCACGAGCGCGAGGAAGGCCAGGGCCACCCACAGCATCTTGCCGCGTACGAGCCGGAAGACATCGGATTTCAACAGGTTAAACATGGTGCGCACCGCCTTCCTCGCCCGAAACGGCGCCCGTTGCCCCACGTGCGCCGCCTTCCATAAGCTCCACGAAATAGTCCTCGATGTCCCGGCGCACGGGGTTCAGCTCCAGCACCGTCTGGTCGGCGTCGTGCAGCAGGCGCGACACGGCCGCCGCGTCGTAGTCGCCCGAGACGGAGAGCGCCCCGTCGGGCAGCGCGCGCAGCGTCGCCTGGGGAAACGTCTCTTCCATCAGCGCGAGCGAACGGGCCGGATCGACGGTGCGCACGCGCAGGCTGTCGCCGCATTCGGCCTGCATCTGCTCGGAGGTCATCTCGCGCACCATGCGGCCCTCGGCGATGACGCCGAAGCGCGTGGCCACGCGATCGAGCTGGTCCAGCACGTGCGAGCTGATGACCACCGTCACGCCGAGCGTCTGGTTCAGCCGCACGATGAGGTTGCGCATGGCGCGCGTGCCCTCGGGATCCAGGCCATTCAGCGGCTCGTCGAGCAGCAGCAGGTCGGGCGAGCCCACGAGCGCGAGCGCGAGGCCCAGCCGCTGCTTCATGCCGAGCGAGAAGCCCTTGGCCTTCTTCTTGCCCACGCCGTCCAACCCGACCAGCGCAAGCGCTTCACGGCAGCGTGAGGGGGCAGCCGCCACGCCCATCGCCAGGGCCTTCGCCATGAGGTTCTCATAGGCGGAGAGGTTGGGCACGAGCCCCGGCGCTTCGATGAGCGCCCCGACGCGCGACGCGCCCTCCGGCCGACCGCACTCCTCCATACGGTTGCCGAACAGCTCGATCTCGCCCTCATCGGGCGTCACCAGGCCGCAGACCATCTTCATGACGGTGGACTTCCCTGCCCCGTTCTTCCCGACGAACCCGTAGATGTCGCCCTGCGCCACGTGCAGGTCGAGCCGGTCGACCGCGCGCTTCCCGCGGTAGGACTTCGTGAGCCCCCGCGTCTCAACAACGTTCATGAACGCTCCTTTCCGTTTGCCTTCTCACCGTGTTTCCAGCTTACGGAAGAGGGTTTCAGGAAGGATGAACCAACCTTTAAGAAAGCTTGAAGAAGCCGACGGGGAATGTGCCGGCGGGCCCGCCGTCATCGACCCTCGTCGACCGCCAGCTTGAACCCGAGACCCCACACGGTGCGGATGTAGCCGTCGGTGCCGGTGGCCTTGAGCTTGGCGCGGATGTTGGACACGTGCACGCTCACGGTGCTGTCCTCGGCGGCATAGGGCTCGCCCCAGGCCAGCTCGAACAGCTCCTGCTTCGTATAGACCTTCCTCGGGTGCGCGGCCAGAAGATCCACGATGTTGAACTCGGTGCGCGTGAGCGGCACCTCCGCGCCGTCCACCGCGAGCGTGCGCGCGGCGCGGTCGATGACCCACGCGCCCACGCGCAGCACGTTGCCGCCCGGCTGCGGCGCGAGGGCGCGACCGCAGTGGCGCAGCTGCACCTCGATGCGCGCGAGCAGCTCGTCCAGGTCGAAGGGCTTGGCCAGATAATCGTCGGCCCCGAGCTTCAAAAGGTCAACCTTGTCGGTGGCGCTCGTGCGGGCCGAGGTCACCACGATGGGC encodes:
- a CDS encoding response regulator transcription factor, whose amino-acid sequence is MNEGEASVTDATTGVTVLIVEDDAHISRIVADHLGNAGYACTQAFSGTEALLVLEASAARDEGFDVIVCDLMLPGLPGEDIVRLIRAADAHTPIVVTSARTSATDKVDLLKLGADDYLAKPFDLDELLARIEVQLRHCGRALAPQPGGNVLRVGAWVIDRAARTLAVDGAEVPLTRTEFNIVDLLAAHPRKVYTKQELFELAWGEPYAAEDSTVSVHVSNIRAKLKATGTDGYIRTVWGLGFKLAVDEGR
- a CDS encoding ATP-binding cassette domain-containing protein, producing MNVVETRGLTKSYRGKRAVDRLDLHVAQGDIYGFVGKNGAGKSTVMKMVCGLVTPDEGEIELFGNRMEECGRPEGASRVGALIEAPGLVPNLSAYENLMAKALAMGVAAAPSRCREALALVGLDGVGKKKAKGFSLGMKQRLGLALALVGSPDLLLLDEPLNGLDPEGTRAMRNLIVRLNQTLGVTVVISSHVLDQLDRVATRFGVIAEGRMVREMTSEQMQAECGDSLRVRTVDPARSLALMEETFPQATLRALPDGALSVSGDYDAAAVSRLLHDADQTVLELNPVRRDIEDYFVELMEGGARGATGAVSGEEGGAHHV